From the genome of Peptoniphilus sp. ING2-D1G:
CAATAAAAGCGACTTTTATGTTATCATCATACAGGTCTTCATTTCCAACGGGAAATCCCTCTATGACTTCTTCCAACAAATCTCCTACTCCCGTTCCATGTTCAGCACTTATTTTTATAGGATTGCCAAGTCCAAGCTCAAAAAAATCATAATAATTATTACTTGCCGCCTTTGAATCGAATTTATTTATCGCCAAAATTATTTTTTTGTTCGATTTTCTAAGGTAATTTGCGGCTTCAACATCTGTTGAAGAAACTCCCTCAACTCCATCGACCAAAAATATTATTACATCAGACATATCAAGGGCTAAATCAACTTGCTCCTTTATATTAATTTTAAATATATCATCATCTTTTAAATCCAGTCCACCTGTATCAATTAGAAGAAAATTTCTATTTAACCAGGAAGCATCTGCATAAATTCTATCTCTTGTAACTCCGGGTTCATTCTCAGTTATGGATATTTTTTTACCGACTATTTTATTAAAAAGAGTCGACTTACCTACATTTGGAGTTCCTATTATAGATACTATGGGTTTTTTCACCGTATCACCTTTTCTATGATTTTCGATTATAATTATATCAAAAGGATTATTCGGTTTCAATTTTAATCGCTAAATAGTATAATACTTGTTATGAAAAGATATTTAAAAAATAAAGAAGAAGCAAAAAAATTAATGTATGTGGCACTTTGTTCCAGTACCATTCAAGTTGTTTCAGGTGCGGAAATCTATAGAGCAGATAAAACAATTCAAAAAATATTCAGTCTATATGAAAATGCGAAAAATGTTCAAACTTATTTACTGTCAAATGTAGTACATATCTCCTTTGAATTTCAAGGAGAAAACATTCAAGCCTTTAGAAGAATTCCCATGACATATATTGATTTAGGAAAAATAGATCAAATTAATACTTTTTCAAGAGATTTTGTAAATGAAAAATACACATTAGACGAGGCTATTTCCTTGTTAAATAAAATTTATAGTTCCTTGAATGAAAATTTCTTCAAAGACTATATTGCACCGGGTTTTGCCGGAGCTTTTTTTAGCCTTTTATTTGGAGGAGTTCTTAATGACTTCATTTCTACATTTTTTATTACTTCTTTTATGTGTGGGATAGTTAGTAAATTAAAATCCTTTGAAATGAGTTTTGTAGTGAGCAATTTTGTCGGAGCTTTCATTGTAAGTACACTTGCGATATTTTCGATAAATATTGGTGTAGGAGTAAATCAAGACTCTATTATTATAGGGTCAATAATGGTTTTACTTCCAGGCCTTATAGCGACAAATTCTTCAAGAGACATCATGTACGAAGACTATTTAACAGGATTGATCGGTTTAACCAAGGCTGTTTTTATTGCATTTTTCATTGCTTTCGGCGTAGGTTCATCTCTTAAAATATTTGGAGGATAATATGAATTTTTATTTATATCAATTTTTCATTGTTTTTTTTGCGACTTTAGGCTTTGCAATTTATTTTAATTCTCCAAAAAAAACAATCTTTTCAACATGTGTTTTATCGAGTTTAATATGGATTTTTTTCAAAGTTCTCTATTTAAACTTTAATGGCTATAGCATTTCAGCATTTTTTGCATCTTTTCTACTGGGCTTATGTGGAGAATTTCTTGCGAGAAAACTAAAAACACCCGCAACAGTTTTTATAATTCCTTCATTGTTTCCAATGGTTCCCGGAGCAAACATATACTACACGATGTATTATTTTATTTTTAAAGATTATGAAAAATCATTATCAAATGCCGCTGATACTTTAACTATAGCTTTATATTTAGCTATCGGAATAGTATTTTCTTTAGCAACAAGCAAGATGATATTGGCAATAAAAAACAAGGAAGGTTAATCTTCCCTGTTTTTTTATTGTTAAAAATAATCTTAAAAAATAATTTATGTTTATTTTTGCCGAATTGATTTTTTTAATCTATATATTATATATAGTATTACAAATATTGACAATATTGGAACCATATACCAAAGACCGACATTTTTAACCACTATATCAGTAGTTCCTGACGAAGCCCCTATTATAGGTGTTTCTCCATGATTTGTAATTTCATTCCATTCTTCATCGGTAATCTTTTTATCAATTTTTTCTTCAAATTCATTTTTTGTAAGTCCCTCAAAGGAATTTTCCTGTGTTTTCGCATTTATAAAATTTGTTCCAATAAGCATTAATACAAATATGATTAAAAACATAAAACCAATTTTTTTCAACATATTTTTTGCTCCCATATCCTTAAAATTATTTTAGTAGATTGTAATATCAAAAACATTTACTGTTTTTACTTTTTAGTCTTTATCATAAATTTCTGTTAGGCTGGTAAAATCAATATAGGAAATTTTCTTCTCTTTATAAAAAGCAATAGGTATTTTTATAGAGTACTTTTTATCATCTGTTAATATATTTACACTTACATTATAAAAATCATCTTCTTTTTTTATTTCGTTTAAACTGTATTCTGCATTTTTTAAGGATTTTAATTTCAAGTTTGGAATAAATCTATCTCGCACCAATTTATAAAAACAGTTTTCAGTTAAATATTTTGAATATTCCGAAGCTTCGTATGAATTTTTAAAATCGTAGTTATTCTCTTTATTTTCCTCAGGATTTATTTTTACATAGGAACTGTATTCGATTTTAGCCTTGTCCCATTCTTCTTCATTATAATTTAACTGCTCAAAATAAAAAGATAAAAATTCTTTTATCATATTTTTTTCTTTATTCTTGGAACAGGACATTAAAAATACGAAAGAAAATATAAGTAATATATATATAATATTTTTATAAAACTTTTTCATATCAATAAAATAACCTGCAATAAGGTACTCTTGAACCACTTGTAAATCTTATTGATTCAGGCGGCGCTTCCAATACAATTCCATAAGGTGATATCGGATACATGGGATTTCTCATACAATAATACCCCACATATCCGGCTTCAAGGGGATCATACTCGGTTACTAATACTTCATTACAAAATCTACATTGCCATGCCGCCCCTCCTGCGAAAACAGTCCTTCTATTGCTCCCGTTAACCTCTATAAGTGTTCCGAATCCTCTGCTGTGCATTTCATGGTCTCCTCGTCCGGGGCATGCATCAACAGAAAACATTTCAACAGAATTATCATTTATATTATAAGGTAAAAAACTAATTTCAGTTTCATCATAACCCATATAAATATTTTTATCTTCATTTTTTAAAATATTTTCTGAGGTTGCAAAAACATTCACGGATATAATACTTAACATAAATACAGTTGCTGCAATTAAACTCAATTTTTTTCTTAACATAATATTTCCTCCTTAAAAATAACAACTAAATACTATAACTATCAATTGTTTACTCTAATTTTTATCTCCTACTTTACAACCTGCAAAATTTGAAGTCCTGCCGATTACTGACGATAAAAATATTCCTGCCGTGATTATTTCTATTTGAAAAAATAATATCATTATAAAAATAATCAGTTCCGTCGCTTTTATTTTATGGGACAAAATATCACACAAAAGAAGATATAATTTTGATATTAGTATTATACCCCCCACAATAATTTAAACCGTAAGATGAATAAAATACATCAATATAAAATGAATTTTTTCATTTTTTTAATCGTAATTCTCAATTTAAATAAAGCCTACCACAAAATGATAGGCTTTTGTTATAATTTGCACGAATGGAGCATTTTATTGCACGAACGGCACTCTTATCTCCACTTCAAACAAATTATCGGTATTTATTTTTATTGTTCCACCGAGTTTTTTGACTGATTCTTTAATTATTTTCAGTCCGTATCCTCTTTTTTCTGATTTTGACGACAATATCTCAGAGTTTTTGATTTTAATTTTATTGTCAAAGCTGTTTTTGCATACTATTTTTATCCATCTTTTCCTGTTGTATCCAGTTCAAAATATTTATTCGTATAAAATTAATATCCTGTCCATAGAATAGCGACAAGATAATATCTGTTAATGACAATACCGGAAAAACTAAAAGAGCAATTGTAATCAGAATATTTAAATTGAAATTTAAGTCAATGTTATTTCTGTATAGAAACAACAAAATTATTATATGTTGGATCATAGTCACAGAAAGTGATAATTCTGTGGTGCGAATATTAAGTATGTTCAGCAAAACATATGAAAAAGCTTCAAATGCTCCCATTATTCCAACAATTAATATGCTTGAAACAACTCTTTTTAAATTTGAAACTTCATAGCAAATTGTATAGATAAAAACCAATAATATGCTTAATAGAGTGTTAAGGAAAATATAGTTCACCATATTAAATTTTATAAAATTAAGAATGCCAAAAATTATAATAGATATGTATTTAATTATATTATTATATTTAAATTTTCCTAAAAATAAATCCAAGTATTTGGCTATGATAAATGCGTAGATTATCTCCAGTACAAAAAATGTTAATTGATTCATACTTTACCTCTATAAGTTTTTCCTATATAAAATACATCATCTGTAACCATTTTAAAAAATTGCGCATTTCTTTCTTTTACAAATTTGTTGTTTATGATCGTACTTCTTCTTATTTTTATAAAGTCGGATTTTGTTAATTTGTCTTCTATTTCTTTTAATGTGGAGTTTACTTCATATTTTTTAAAAGTTTTGAAATAAGAATCATAGTAGCATAGTGTTTGCTTATGTCCTTGAGATTCTATGTAAGCTATGTTTTCTATTTTTAGGTTTAGTGTTTGAGTTTTGAATTTTAATTCTATGTGGGTGTTTTTTAATTTTTCATCCAAGTATAAAATTTCTTCATGGAGTTTTCTGTAGTTATTTTCTTCGCCTTTTATGAGAAAGTTTGCTATTCTTATTTCATGCAGCTCTCTGCTGTATTCCGGATAATTTGAAGCATAGATTATATCGGATGTGGAATTTTTCTCTCTTATCTTTTTACCAAGTTCTATTCCGCTTTTGTCTTTTATTTCTATGTCAAGTATGTACAGATCAAATTTTTCTAAATTTTCATCGTCAGATAAAAAGGTGTCATAGTCATAAAATTCCTTTAGTGATAGATCTTTGATATTTGCATGATAAAAAATATCATGAATAAAAGTTTTCAGTTTTTCGGTATATTTTTTATTGTCATCTACTATGGCTATTTTCATATTATCTCCTCTTTATATATTATACATAAATTAGATTAATATTAAAATCTACGCAAAAAATCTTAAAAATCCATCTTTCCATGATATTTTTCAACATTAGCATTTGTTCTCTTACAATAAAAAGACTCTACTGGTTATAGTAGAGTCTTTTTATTATATCTTTTATTTTACATCTTCTTGAGCTTGCATTCTCAAATAGTATTCATATCTTTCTTTAGCGTTTTCTTCTGCTAATTTATACAAATCTTCAGCTTTTTCCGGATGTAGCTTTTTAAGTGATGTGTATCTGACTTCTCCGTCAAGGAATTCCTGATATGATTTGGTAGGTTCTTTTGAGTCAAGAATGAATGGATTCTTACCTTCTTTTTTAAGCTCTGGATTGAATCTGTATAGGTGCCAATATCCTGTCTCAACAGCTTTCTTTTCTTCTTCGATTGAGAATCCCATTCCAAGCTTAATTCCATGTGAAATACATGGAGCATAACATATTACTAATGATGGTCCATCGTATGCTTCGGCCTCTTTCAATGCTTTAAGAGCTTGATTCATATCTGCCCCTAAAGCTATTTGAGCAACATATACATAGCCATAAGTAGCAGCCATCATTCCAAGGTCTTTTTTCTTAGTAGCTTTTCCTGCTGCGGCAAATTGTGCAATTGCTCCTGTAGGAGTAGCTTTTGATG
Proteins encoded in this window:
- a CDS encoding putative membrane protein (High confidence in function and specificity) → MKRYLKNKEEAKKLMYVALCSSTIQVVSGAEIYRADKTIQKIFSLYENAKNVQTYLLSNVVHISFEFQGENIQAFRRIPMTYIDLGKIDQINTFSRDFVNEKYTLDEAISLLNKIYSSLNENFFKDYIAPGFAGAFFSLLFGGVLNDFISTFFITSFMCGIVSKLKSFEMSFVVSNFVGAFIVSTLAIFSINIGVGVNQDSIIIGSIMVLLPGLIATNSSRDIMYEDYLTGLIGLTKAVFIAFFIAFGVGSSLKIFGG
- a CDS encoding putative membrane protein (Hypothetical protein), yielding MNFYLYQFFIVFFATLGFAIYFNSPKKTIFSTCVLSSLIWIFFKVLYLNFNGYSISAFFASFLLGLCGEFLARKLKTPATVFIIPSLFPMVPGANIYYTMYYFIFKDYEKSLSNAADTLTIALYLAIGIVFSLATSKMILAIKNKEG
- a CDS encoding putative membrane protein (Family membership) — protein: MLKKIGFMFLIIFVLMLIGTNFINAKTQENSFEGLTKNEFEEKIDKKITDEEWNEITNHGETPIIGASSGTTDIVVKNVGLWYMVPILSIFVILYIIYRLKKSIRQK
- a CDS encoding putative membrane protein (Hypothetical protein), whose amino-acid sequence is MKKFYKNIIYILLIFSFVFLMSCSKNKEKNMIKEFLSFYFEQLNYNEEEWDKAKIEYSSYVKINPEENKENNYDFKNSYEASEYSKYLTENCFYKLVRDRFIPNLKLKSLKNAEYSLNEIKKEDDFYNVSVNILTDDKKYSIKIPIAFYKEKKISYIDFTSLTEIYDKD
- a CDS encoding Hypothetical protein (Family membership), translating into MLRKKLSLIAATVFMLSIISVNVFATSENILKNEDKNIYMGYDETEISFLPYNINDNSVEMFSVDACPGRGDHEMHSRGFGTLIEVNGSNRRTVFAGGAAWQCRFCNEVLVTEYDPLEAGYVGYYCMRNPMYPISPYGIVLEAPPESIRFTSGSRVPYCRLFY
- a CDS encoding putative membrane protein (Hypothetical protein), whose protein sequence is MNQLTFFVLEIIYAFIIAKYLDLFLGKFKYNNIIKYISIIIFGILNFIKFNMVNYIFLNTLLSILLVFIYTICYEVSNLKRVVSSILIVGIMGAFEAFSYVLLNILNIRTTELSLSVTMIQHIIILLFLYRNNIDLNFNLNILITIALLVFPVLSLTDIILSLFYGQDINFIRINILNWIQQEKMDKNSMQKQL
- a CDS encoding Response regulator of the LytR/AlgR family (Family membership); translated protein: MKIAIVDDNKKYTEKLKTFIHDIFYHANIKDLSLKEFYDYDTFLSDDENLEKFDLYILDIEIKDKSGIELGKKIREKNSTSDIIYASNYPEYSRELHEIRIANFLIKGEENNYRKLHEEILYLDEKLKNTHIELKFKTQTLNLKIENIAYIESQGHKQTLCYYDSYFKTFKKYEVNSTLKEIEDKLTKSDFIKIRRSTIINNKFVKERNAQFFKMVTDDVFYIGKTYRGKV